From one Grus americana isolate bGruAme1 unplaced genomic scaffold, bGruAme1.mat H_25, whole genome shotgun sequence genomic stretch:
- the LOC129200278 gene encoding BTB/POZ domain-containing protein KCTD16-like — PRDTVPLAGEPSRWSSSHCDCCCKNGKGDKEGESGTSCNELSTSSCDSQSEASSPQETVICGPVTRQPNIQTLDRPAKKGPVQLLQQSEIRRKSDLLRTLTSGSRESNSSKKKAVKEKLSIEEELEKCIQDFLKIKIPDRFPERKHPWQSELLRKYHL, encoded by the coding sequence CCCCGGGACACTGTTCCTCTTGCAGGTGAGCCCTCCCGGTGGTCCTCGTCCCACTGCGACTGCTGCTGCAAGAACGGCAAGGGCGACAAGGAGGGAGAGAGCGGCACGTCGTGCAACGAGCTGTCGACGTCGAGCTGCGACAGCCAGTCGGAGGCCAGCTCCCCCCAGGAGACCGTCATCTGCGGCCCCGTCACCCGCCAGCCCAACATACAGACTCTGGACCGGCCGGCCAAGAAGGGGCcggtgcagctgctgcagcagtccGAGATCCGGAGGAAGAGCGACCTGCTCCGGACTCTCACCTCCGGCTCCCGCGAGTCCAACTCCAGCAAGAAAAAAGCGGTGAAGGAGAAGCTGTCCATCGAGGAGGAGCTAGAAAAATGTATCCAGGATTTCCTCAAAATCAAAATCCCAGACAGGTTTCCGGAAAGGAAACATCCCTGGCAATCCGAACTGCTGCGGAAGTACCACCTATAG